The following coding sequences lie in one Lelliottia jeotgali genomic window:
- a CDS encoding Glucose-6-phosphate isomerase, archaeal, which yields MIPDLILPPHVAWASGAFANGSVIHKATRVGDLYGVFSDVLAYQKRDPLDVVYHVEMLDSPADAGALYVGVTHLNAGKIGDEFFMTRGHFHKQREQGEVYFGLCGEGLLLLQTEQGNARLERVAPGSVHIIPPFTAHRLINTGPATLSSLAVWPSVAGHDYAALAEGFALRVFSSAHHSEGWEARHE from the coding sequence ATGATTCCTGATCTTATCCTGCCACCGCATGTGGCATGGGCCAGCGGCGCGTTCGCCAATGGTTCTGTTATTCATAAAGCCACGCGCGTGGGCGATCTTTATGGCGTGTTCAGCGACGTGCTCGCTTATCAGAAACGCGATCCGCTTGACGTCGTTTATCACGTTGAAATGCTCGACTCCCCGGCAGACGCAGGGGCGCTGTATGTCGGCGTTACCCACCTCAATGCCGGGAAAATCGGCGACGAATTTTTTATGACGCGCGGGCATTTTCATAAGCAGAGAGAGCAGGGTGAAGTCTACTTTGGTCTCTGTGGCGAAGGTTTGCTGTTGCTCCAGACGGAGCAGGGGAATGCACGGCTGGAGCGCGTCGCGCCAGGCTCAGTGCATATTATTCCTCCCTTCACCGCGCACCGTTTGATCAACACAGGACCTGCAACCCTCTCTTCTCTCGCCGTCTGGCCGAGTGTCGCGGGGCATGATTACGCCGCGCTGGCAGAGGGGTTTGCGCTTCGCGTGTTCTCCTCTGCTC